In Helicobacter mastomyrinus, a single genomic region encodes these proteins:
- the neuC gene encoding UDP-N-acetylglucosamine 2-epimerase, with amino-acid sequence MKLLSTLKPLCSSKKNANVSQTIAIVTGTRAEWGLLYPLAKAIQNHQYLKLHLIVTGAHLSPSLGNTYQEIENDGFSINKKIPILHNDNTNALNTAHTLANTIINFSKYFSKNRPDMVILLGDRYEAFGVAISAANLNIPIAHISGGESTQGANDEYMRHCITKMSYLHFPSTHFYAKRIIQLGEDPQRVFNVGSLAVENIHNTPFMSKTNLAQKIQVKKAFLDRFCVLTFHSTTLDNTNPSKEITLILQSLLQSNFNILATKANADAEGHSINLILEEYAKKYPDKITLCASLGRVMYLSSLKFAAFVIGNSSSGLSEAPILGIPTINIGDRQKGRFMPQSVVSITPNQQEPQQYTQTILNTITYVTNNAFLSQMTHSHPFGEGKTAEHITDIIESTLKNNTINLKKAFYMLENPNF; translated from the coding sequence GTGAAACTCCTCTCTACGCTGAAGCCTTTATGCTCCTCAAAGAAAAATGCTAATGTTTCTCAAACCATAGCTATTGTTACAGGTACACGTGCAGAATGGGGGCTGCTCTACCCTCTTGCAAAAGCGATACAAAATCATCAATATTTGAAACTCCATCTTATTGTTACCGGAGCACATTTAAGCCCATCTCTTGGAAATACTTATCAAGAAATAGAAAATGATGGATTTTCTATAAATAAAAAAATCCCTATCTTGCATAATGACAACACAAATGCCCTTAACACAGCGCATACTCTAGCAAATACCATTATAAACTTTAGCAAATATTTTTCAAAAAATAGACCCGATATGGTTATACTTTTAGGAGATAGATATGAAGCATTTGGAGTAGCTATAAGTGCTGCTAATCTTAATATTCCTATTGCTCATATCAGTGGTGGAGAAAGCACGCAAGGTGCAAATGATGAGTATATGCGGCATTGTATCACTAAAATGAGTTATCTGCACTTTCCTAGCACTCATTTCTATGCTAAACGTATTATTCAATTAGGAGAGGATCCACAAAGGGTATTTAACGTAGGTTCTCTAGCAGTAGAAAATATCCACAATACCCCCTTTATGAGCAAAACAAATTTAGCGCAAAAAATTCAGGTAAAAAAAGCGTTTTTAGATAGATTTTGCGTCCTTACTTTTCATTCTACAACCCTAGATAACACAAATCCATCTAAAGAAATAACACTTATCTTACAAAGCCTACTTCAAAGCAATTTTAATATCCTTGCCACAAAAGCAAATGCCGACGCAGAAGGGCATAGCATTAATCTTATTCTTGAAGAATATGCGAAAAAATATCCTGATAAAATTACGCTTTGCGCGAGTTTAGGCAGAGTGATGTATCTCTCAAGCCTTAAATTTGCTGCTTTTGTGATTGGCAATAGCTCAAGTGGCTTGAGTGAAGCGCCGATTCTAGGCATACCAACGATAAATATAGGAGATAGACAAAAAGGTCGTTTTATGCCTCAATCTGTTGTATCTATCACACCAAACCAACAAGAACCACAGCAATACACACAGACTATCTTAAACACTATTACTTATGTAACAAATAATGCCTTTCTATCACAGATGACACACTCTCACCCATTTGGTGAAGGGAAAACCGCAGAGCACATCACAGATATTATAGAATCTACACTTAAAAATAATACAATTAATCTCAAGAAAGCATTTTATATGCTAGAAAATCCTAACTTCTAG
- a CDS encoding PIG-L deacetylase family protein produces MLKHSSAKDIVVIATHPDDETLGAGGTLLKHKAQGDRIHCIFCTDIFEEEGFTPQTIAKREQEIKAVSAAYNFDSVHRLGLKTTKCDEYPKSMIIAQFSKIFLHISPQILYLPFAYDVHSDHRIIFECAFACTKSFRYPSIEKILMMETLSESEFAPALNIQSFVPNVFVDISEFFKQKCAIMSLYESEVGLSPFPRSLKNIESLAIYRGSTRGADDSSLKDAKICSGGGGISETPLYAEAFMLLKEKC; encoded by the coding sequence ATGTTAAAACACAGCTCTGCTAAAGATATTGTAGTGATTGCCACTCACCCCGATGATGAGACATTGGGCGCTGGTGGGACACTTTTAAAGCACAAGGCACAAGGTGATAGAATCCATTGCATTTTTTGCACTGATATATTTGAAGAGGAGGGATTCACCCCTCAAACAATTGCCAAAAGAGAGCAAGAAATAAAAGCTGTAAGTGCCGCATATAATTTTGATAGTGTCCATAGGCTAGGCTTAAAAACAACCAAATGCGATGAATATCCAAAAAGTATGATTATTGCTCAATTCTCTAAAATCTTTTTGCACATCTCTCCACAGATTCTTTATCTCCCCTTTGCATACGATGTGCATAGTGACCACCGCATTATTTTTGAATGTGCTTTTGCCTGCACAAAGTCATTCCGCTATCCAAGTATAGAAAAAATCTTAATGATGGAAACATTAAGTGAAAGTGAATTTGCCCCTGCTTTAAACATACAAAGCTTTGTGCCAAATGTATTTGTAGATATAAGTGAGTTTTTCAAACAAAAATGTGCCATTATGTCCTTATATGAAAGCGAAGTTGGACTTTCCCCTTTTCCACGTTCCCTGAAAAATATAGAATCTTTAGCCATCTATCGCGGAAGCACTCGCGGTGCAGATGATTCTAGCTTAAAAGATGCAAAAATATGTAGCGGGGGGGGGGGCATAAGTGAAACTCCTCTCTACGCTGAAGCCTTTATGCTCCTCAAAGAAAAATGCTAA